TTTTCTCATTAGGGTCTTTAATATTCCGACAATCGATCAATTAACAATTTTCCCATGGGTCAGTAACATCTTCTAACTTAAGTTTCAGAATTCTATGCGTATAAAGTTAGAAATATGCACCTAGCTGTATAGGTTTGTATTTTATCATTGATCAATGATCATTATATAAGGATTATTTTTCTAGCCTCTTATTTTTTGACATGAAACATTAACACATGAATATTTGAattcaaattaagataaaaaggAAGAAGGCACCAGTCTTATCTTATGTATTTAATGATTGTAAAGATTGTTTAGGTTATCTATTGTACAATTCAAAATATCGATAGTATCAACATACTTTGAGTTATTAAATGCTTCAGGTAGCAAGGTCATAGATGGCCAGTCAACGACACTGGAACTCGCACCTAAAGTCAAAAGTTAGTTCAAGAAATGAAACGGAAGGAAATTAACCATGCAAACAGAAATAAACAACGTAAGCAAGGGTGCTTGCGGCCTTGAAGAACTCCAAATTTCATTaagaaaatcataataatgaaattttaattttaaaagaaaaaaaatgaaacaggAAACAAACTATAAgagtaaacaaaacacaacaaaagaaTGATAAGATGAGGACTAACCTTTGATGGGTCCCGGGCGAGGTGTCTTTGGTACAGCGTTTTTCCTGGGATCTACCACAGGGGCCAGTCTGTTCTTGTTGACAGGGAAAGGACTTGGAGCCAACTGCTCTCTGGGTCCGGGGGCAGGGTACCTTATAGGACTGGAAGATAATGACTGTTTTTAATTCGTGTTTTTATAGCTAATTTTCTACAtcgaataaaataaaaaaaaatgtaatgcaCAACACATTTCCCGATTATTTTTGGGATTGCTTTAAAATTTTACCCATTAATGCATAACTTAAAAGATGCAAATAAGAAAGACAATCGTCTTACATTTCTAATTAGGTTTCTGAGTTGACATTAAGTACTTACTTCATATTCTTTACTGCTATGTTCAGTGATTCGTTTGCCTTCATGTCAGAGAAAGATGTTTTAACAtctgaaatatgtatttcaatgttgaaaaaaaaacctgatatctagcccgagatactcggGCTAACTGATATTATGCTCCATTTGttctaaattaaataattaatttattgcAAAAAGTGACACTATACCAAaaccaatatatcaaacaatggtttagtattttatttaaaatattaaatcgtctataaatcatatttaatttgctattaaattaaatattaaatttaaattttctcAGCCAAATAAGCGAAAGACTCACCATTATAAGCATATTTTGTAGAATTCTGTGGACAATAACTATCTTTGGAACCAGTCCTGGACACGTAAATGTGATCGATCAACCTGTCGGGTTCAAATCCAGGTTCTTGTGCTGATTTTGCATcgtatattttgaatttctggGCACGGACGCCGCGATGTCTAAGCATCTTTGTTGTTTCTGGTTTTGGTTCTTTTGGTGGAGTGGGAACAATGTCAAATGTGCAGATGTCGGCGAAGTTTACTATAGCTTTAGCACCTTAACACGAATAAAACTTAGATAAAAATTACATTGCTTGTCACAATTAAATACAAAGATGTCATGTAGTTCGCCAAATATTTTAGGCAGTCGAACAAaccatttgttttctttttctattaACAGTGTTAAGAGGTTCAGAAAAGCCAGAATATCATGAACAAACTACCGAGCAGCAGTCATTATCTGGAAACTATCGCACATAAGAATCGACCTCGCGACTGATGTTTGTGACAATAATTCCATGACATTTTAACCAGTCGGCAACCTCGTCCACAAACAAATAAAGATCCTTAATTCATAATATAATCAGTTTTGGTGGATTAAATACTAAAGATATTTTGCTGGCACTATTTTATTTGCAAACACTGTCATTTACGCAAACATTACCGGACCCCAAACATAACACATAACTGTCACATTTATAAATGTATCGCCAAATCAgataattatatgattataaaaaaacaacGGACAAACAATAGCATTTAGATGAATTGATATGTTGGCAATATACTTACTTTTCATTCTGTTTACGCGCAACGCCTGCTTAATGTTTGAAACTtccatttttataaaatatattccaGAGAAATACACCTTCCAGCTGCTACAAAATGTCGTCGTTTCGTAGCTACCGCCGCTAAAACTCACGTGAGCGAACAATGGACACCAACtgttctgattggctgaaaatCACGTGAATAGAAGTCCGTTTTGATTGGCTAAGACTGAGTCGATTCTAAAGCGACAGCCGTCAATTTATGTTTGTCCGGATACCTTTTAGTATAGTAGACCTGTGTCTACCTCTGAAGGTTTtagtttaaatcaattttattgtaacaAAAGACAAATGGATTGGacaaaagttattacaacttactGACAACTTACTTGTTTGAAAATTGAACACTCCATGCCATgattgaaaatgaaagaaataatacaCTATAGATATCTGTGTTCTAGCTAATTTTCAATTTATTGTTAACGGgaattccccccccccccccccccccgcctaAGGGGATGcctgacaaaaaaaaataatagggCCCAGTTAATAACCCCATTAAATACATTTACTGTCGGAAATAGCAAAGTCaactaaacctgcctatatatatattagggtttttttgcctaatatgcagaagaagaaaaaaacaacccaaTAGAGGCAggttaaggtaggtccatacttttgaaaaccgcgccaattcatatgacgctataccggaagttgcggaggttgttttgaattccagaatggtttccgatacgccacgacatcccatttggatattttttcaataggtgaaaattgtctacatataatattgaatgtttaaaatcattaaataaatcaaataaaagcagtgaagtgaaaattatatgctatctctgaggtttttgcgttccctgtcgtaaatgggaatggattttcaaacaccggaagtgcGCTTCGTCactataaatgataagaggggacccggccggaccgaaattccggaattctaaaaaaatcgcatacggatttcctttaaacacacaatttggagaaaatcataaaaacaaacagacataaaccagatatactatcacaaaaacatatgaactgatgtggaatgtttttttgcggcatgattttcaaaaaaatagtcaaatatgacccatcttagcactggatgaaatgggggtgggttgtgagttacaaacttcaagcttacaaaattgtgaaattttgatcgaggaccccatgtttttatatgatatttgaaaaaatatattatcttgggcatatcatatacaaatattgtgaaattgacatgggttttcatttcctttttggcatattcagtgattttttacgggcgaaaatatggcaaaacatgataattacgtatagaaacggtcctggaaaataactaaaattagttagcatttgaaaaaatacaagagtttttgtatattgttctatcgttagaaaattattaggacaaaaaatcgacaggatcgagactacattcaccctaatattacagacaggatcgagactacattcaccctaatattacagaaaacatagttttatgaatttttctattttcggccagcaaatttgcatggatggtatatttacacgctcaaatatctcaaaaagtagttcgagaacacccatttatctttacagatttgaaatctacatgaaaaatgcaagaaaataagacctgttagaaaaaaatgacatgggttttcccaaaagtatggagctaccttaaaggcccactacctttccggagcaaaatttaaaggtttcttaaaaacataataacaaaagaaaatatatatcgatggcttaatacgaggttacaacatcaaacatatgcaagatttcctgtctaatgtacgataacagtggagattcatttcgctgttttgccatctggcgcagcgatagtcaactaccgcgcggcatttaggacgacggcgggaaacataaaacgacccgcgttatgaaaattaacattttatttattctaattaaacagttctgaaggtgatgataagtgtgctagtaa
The nucleotide sequence above comes from Argopecten irradians isolate NY chromosome 1, Ai_NY, whole genome shotgun sequence. Encoded proteins:
- the LOC138310475 gene encoding uncharacterized protein isoform X1; this translates as MEVSNIKQALRVNRMKSAKAIVNFADICTFDIVPTPPKEPKPETTKMLRHRGVRAQKFKIYDAKSAQEPGFEPDRLIDHIYVSRTGSKDSYCPQNSTKYAYNDVKTSFSDMKANESLNIAVKNMNPIRYPAPGPREQLAPSPFPVNKNRLAPVVDPRKNAVPKTPRPGPIKGASSSVVDWPSMTLLPEAFNNSNPIRYPAPGPRELLVPSPFPIDKNRLAPVVNPKKNAVPKTTRAGPHPLKAVHMPIFSDNTESSCILTQMFSDRNDYVPDHVIPVIENSRPIRYPSPGPRDQLLPSPFPVNKTCLPPLIKHGRKMYGPTMWNLRLHYRRSIFQIPLQNIRSECKYVL
- the LOC138310475 gene encoding uncharacterized protein isoform X2 — encoded protein: MEVSNIKQALRVNRMKSAKAIVNFADICTFDIVPTPPKEPKPETTKMLRHRGVRAQKFKIYDAKSAQEPGFEPDRLIDHIYVSRTGSKDSYCPQNSTKYAYNDVKTSFSDMKANESLNIAVKNMNPIRYPAPGPREQLAPSPFPVNKNRLAPVVDPRKNAVPKTPRPGPIKGASSSVVDWPSMTLLPEAFNNSNPIRYPAPGPRELLVPSPFPIDKNRLAPVVNPKKNAVPKTTRAGPHPLKAVHMPIFSDKMTMYPTMLSQ